The Desulfovibrio piger DNA segment AGTCGGTGAAGGGCCCGCTGCTGCCGTCGGCCTGCTTGGGCCCGTGGCTCTTGTAGTATTCATACATGTCGCCGGGGCCGAAGCCCTTGTCCCAGGGGAAGACGGGACGGCCCGCGGGCCCGTTGTCCTTGTGGGTGAAGTAGTATTCCACATGGCACTGGGCACAGACCAGGGTGCGCTTCTCGTTGCGGGAGAGCTTGTCCCAGTCCTTGCCGGAACGCTTCAGCCAGTCCTTGAGCGGTTCGGAGTAGGGGCGCAGCTCCATGGTGGCCGGATCGTGGCAGTTGCTGCAGCCGATGGTCTCGTCCATCTCGCTGATGGCGTCCTTGCCGCGGAAGGTGTTCACGTCCTTGGTCCAGAAGGCGTCACCGTACTTGCCGATCCATTCCATCATCTTGGGGGTCTTGCAGTTCCAGCAGGTGGCGGGCAGACCGCCCTTTTCCCCGTAGCGGTTGATGCGGTCGATGTTGACGAAGTCCTTGACGGCATAGGTGTGGCCGCGGGCCTCGTTGTATTCGTACATGAAGGGATAGCCCAGCCAGAGGTTCTTCAGGTAGGGCTGGGCGTGCTTGTAGCCCTTGGGCAGGGGATTCACGTCGTCGTTCTTGTGGAACGGCACCGAGCCCTTGTACTCGGTCATGACGGACGTCTCGTTGTTTTTCTGGTACGAGGCGTACTGATGCGGGAAGGCCTCCTTGTAGGCCGAGATGCGGGTCTCGCCCGCGGGCAGGCCGGTCTTGTATTCCGGGGCCTTCAGTTCGGTGTCCACGTCCTGGCAGCCGCCCAGCAGGGGCAGCGCCAGCAGGGCCGCGGCCGCAAGGGTGAGGCCGAAGAGTCGATTAGTCATAAGCAACCGTCCTTGTGCTGATGGGCTTGTGGCGCATGTGGGCCATATTGCGGTGGCAGTCCACGCAATAGGGCTTGGCATCCATGCTGGCCACTTCGCTGTTGGTGGCAAAGTGGCAGGCCTTGCAATTTTCGTTGACCACGTCGCGGGTGCGCGCGCTGAGCGGGCGGGGGATGTCCTTGCCGGACACGTTGCCCATGAAGTCGCGCAGCCCTTCCTGTGCCTTGAACGGCAGCTTGGCCAGCAGGTTGTGCGGGGCGTGGCATTCGTTGCAGGCGAGCTTGGCATGCGTGGACAGCTTGTGCGTCACGGCGGCCTCCTGCATGATGTGGCAGCTGGCGCAGAACGGACGCTGGTCCGTCGAGACCATGGCAAAAGCCATCACGGCCAGCAGTGCCGCGCCCGCCGCCAGACCACCCAGAAAGACTTTGAGCCAGGGTCCTGTGCGGGGTGTACCCATAAAGAGCCTCCTTCGTTGATATCGCCTCCTGTCCCGCACCAAGGGGCAGGGATGACGATCTGAGCATGACGCCGGTCCCCTCCGGCGTTTGTTCCAAAAAGAGCAAGGGCCGTGCCAGTTTGGCCGCTGTGAGCACGTTCACATTTTTCCTTGTTTTATCAGCCTATTATTGGATCGAAGATTTTCTGTTTTCGGCGGGGCCTTGTGATTTTCAGGAAAAAAAGACAGATTTTCAGAAAAATATGACAACTCCGGCCCTGCTTCCGCCGTCGGGACAGCCCGGCGTGTCCGAACGGGCCGACGGAGGAACCATGTCCGACCCCGAGCGCGTACCGCCGTCCGGCGGGCCCGGACACTGGCGGCGCTGGCTGTTGCCCGTGCTGGCCAGTGCCGCCTGGCTGGTCCTGACCTTTTGCCTGTACCGCCATGCCGTGCAGGGCGAGCAGGCCCACCTGCTGGAGCTCTGCCATACCCGCCTGGCGGCCACGGCCCACCAGCTCATGGATGCCCGTGACTGGAACGCGGGCCACGGGGGCGTCTATGTGCCCCTGAGCGCCTACGGCGAGCCCAATCCCTGGCTGCCGGAAAAGGACAGGACCCTGCAGACCGCCGACGGGCGGACGCTGGTGCTCATGAATCCCGCCTACATGAGCCGCCAGATGGCCGAACGCCTCACCGAGCCCGGCTTCCGTCTGGCCATCGTGGGCCAGGCCCCCCTGCGGCCGGGCAACCGGGCCGATGACTGGGAACGGCGGATACTGGCCACGGCCACGCAGGGCGGGCAGGTCTTCTTCAGCGGGGAGGACTGCCTGCCGCAGGGTCGTCTGCGCCTGCTCAGGACACTGGCCGCACAGGAAAGCTGTCTGCGCTGCCATCAGGGCCACAAGGAAGGGGACATGCTGGGCGGTATCAGCATCAGCATGGATGCCGCCGCCTATGTGCGGGATCTGGAGCGGAAGCAGCGGGAGCTGGGCCTGCTGTACGGTCTGCTGGCCCTGACCGGGGTGCTGGCCGTGGGCGGCATCACCAGCAACCTGACCTTGCGGCGTCTGCAGGCCGAGGAGAAGAGCCGCCTCAAGAGTGCCTTCATGGGGCGTCTCAGTCACGACATGCGTACCCCGCTGGCGGCCATGCTGGGCATGAGCGATCTGCTCGACCGTCAGGACTGCGGGACGGAGCAGCGGCATACGGCCCTGGCCTATCTGCGCCGGGCCTGCGGGGCCCTTCTGGAGATGGTGGACGACATCACCGACCATGCTTCTCTGGAACAGGGGGACGTGCGTTTGCGCTGCCGGACCTTCGACCTGCCCGCCTGCCTGCGGGCCTGCGCTGATCTGTACAGACCGGCGGCGGAGGGCAAGGGGCTGGAGCTGTTGCTGCATCTGGCGCCGCATCTGCCCCGGCAGGTCCGTGGCGACGG contains these protein-coding regions:
- a CDS encoding ammonia-forming cytochrome c nitrite reductase subunit c552, encoding MTNRLFGLTLAAAALLALPLLGGCQDVDTELKAPEYKTGLPAGETRISAYKEAFPHQYASYQKNNETSVMTEYKGSVPFHKNDDVNPLPKGYKHAQPYLKNLWLGYPFMYEYNEARGHTYAVKDFVNIDRINRYGEKGGLPATCWNCKTPKMMEWIGKYGDAFWTKDVNTFRGKDAISEMDETIGCSNCHDPATMELRPYSEPLKDWLKRSGKDWDKLSRNEKRTLVCAQCHVEYYFTHKDNGPAGRPVFPWDKGFGPGDMYEYYKSHGPKQADGSSGPFTDWVHAASKVPMIKMQHPEYETFIDGTHGAAGVSCADCHMPYQRVDGKKVSSHWMTSPLKDPELRACRQCHADKTADYLRGRVLYTQEKTFRQLLKAQEESVRAHEAVRLANAVPAEQRAANYDSLMAEAREMVRKGQLYWDYVSAENSVGFHNPAKALDTLMSSMEFSHKAVALAEQATGYSISPALAGDIKQIVPPILNMSRKLQQDADFLKQHPWTQLLPVLPKAEQVWDGQELSAR
- a CDS encoding NapC/NirT family cytochrome c, with the protein product MGTPRTGPWLKVFLGGLAAGAALLAVMAFAMVSTDQRPFCASCHIMQEAAVTHKLSTHAKLACNECHAPHNLLAKLPFKAQEGLRDFMGNVSGKDIPRPLSARTRDVVNENCKACHFATNSEVASMDAKPYCVDCHRNMAHMRHKPISTRTVAYD